In the genome of Buchnera aphidicola (Artemisaphis artemisicola), one region contains:
- the fliF gene encoding flagellar basal-body MS-ring/collar protein FliF produces MNFSAIEDSVLEETKKFNNLLPRFLKNSRILIILLIVAVITAVSVSIWIKNPEYEVLYNHLSNEDSSAVINQLNQMQIPYKFTDISGQISVPKNKVYDIRLKLAEKNIPRGDGIGFELLDKAKFGASQFNEEINYHRALEGELARTIQRINVVKSARIHIAFPKSSLFLEDKKKSSASVVLELQPGRFLNSDQINAILHLIASSIPNLSVKNITIVDQLGTLLNQPSLGYNQINNSKFKYVEEIESRYSNRIKNILEPLLGKGNIYAQVTAQIDFNAQEKTQEKYSPNTNHNNQSIRSHQTSVHDQIEQESKKVIMPNSLSNSDSNNIYFNKKSLNNNQYKNNLNSVKDKEISVKDKETKNNNNNNSSSSNINYDNTINYELNHSVSHTKMNIGEIKRLSAAVIVNFIKDKNGKYVPLSADKIENIKNLIREAMGYSKSRRDSIHLVNESFAQYKNNMPVKLNNLNTFNLSECLFTYSPWFFSFLLLLILLKKYICPFSKNDNCRTQSIKNQKERIEKNIEKYNLEKNNDVEHNITQVNVQNNVNKDKLIDQISNISNENPRTIALIIRQWMSDKI; encoded by the coding sequence ATGAATTTTAGCGCTATAGAAGATTCAGTTTTAGAAGAGACAAAAAAATTCAATAATTTATTGCCTCGTTTTTTAAAGAATTCTCGTATTTTAATTATTTTATTAATAGTAGCAGTTATTACCGCTGTATCTGTTTCTATATGGATTAAAAATCCTGAGTATGAAGTATTATATAATCATTTGTCGAATGAAGATAGTAGCGCTGTTATTAATCAATTGAATCAAATGCAAATTCCTTATAAATTTACTGATATTTCAGGTCAAATATCAGTTCCAAAAAATAAAGTTTATGATATTCGATTAAAATTAGCAGAAAAAAATATTCCTCGAGGAGATGGAATTGGTTTTGAATTATTAGATAAAGCAAAATTTGGAGCTAGTCAATTTAATGAAGAAATTAATTATCACCGTGCTTTAGAAGGAGAATTAGCTAGAACTATACAAAGAATTAATGTTGTGAAAAGTGCTAGAATACATATAGCATTTCCTAAATCATCATTATTTTTAGAAGATAAAAAAAAATCTTCCGCTTCAGTTGTATTAGAACTTCAACCTGGAAGGTTCTTAAATTCAGATCAAATCAATGCAATATTACATTTAATTGCAAGTAGTATACCTAATCTTTCAGTAAAAAATATTACAATCGTAGATCAATTAGGAACGTTATTAAATCAACCCTCTTTAGGATACAATCAAATTAATAATTCAAAATTTAAGTATGTTGAAGAAATTGAATCTCGTTATAGTAATAGAATAAAGAATATTTTAGAACCATTATTAGGCAAAGGAAATATTTACGCTCAAGTAACAGCACAAATAGATTTTAATGCTCAAGAAAAAACACAGGAAAAATATTCACCTAATACTAATCATAATAATCAGTCAATACGTTCACATCAAACAAGCGTTCATGATCAAATAGAACAAGAAAGCAAAAAAGTAATAATGCCTAATTCTTTATCTAATAGTGATTCTAATAATATTTATTTTAATAAAAAATCCTTAAACAATAATCAATATAAAAATAATTTAAATTCTGTAAAAGATAAAGAAATATCTGTAAAAGATAAAGAAACAAAGAATAATAATAACAATAATTCTTCAAGTTCTAATATTAATTATGATAATACTATTAATTATGAATTAAATCATAGCGTATCACATACTAAAATGAATATAGGAGAAATTAAAAGATTATCAGCTGCAGTTATAGTGAATTTTATTAAAGATAAAAACGGAAAATATGTTCCTTTAAGTGCAGATAAAATAGAAAACATTAAAAATTTAATACGTGAAGCTATGGGTTATTCTAAATCTCGAAGAGATAGCATTCATCTTGTTAATGAATCCTTTGCTCAATATAAAAATAATATGCCAGTTAAATTAAATAATTTGAATACATTTAATTTATCAGAATGTTTGTTTACTTATTCTCCATGGTTTTTTTCTTTTTTACTTCTTTTAATTTTGTTAAAAAAATATATTTGTCCTTTTTCGAAAAATGATAATTGTAGAACTCAATCTATTAAAAATCAAAAAGAACGTATAGAAAAAAATATAGAAAAATATAATTTAGAAAAAAACAACGATGTAGAACACAATATTACTCAAGTAAATGTTCAGAATAATGTAAATAAAGATAAATTAATTGATCAAATTTCTAATATATC
- the fliE gene encoding flagellar hook-basal body complex protein FliE — translation MFINHINHQNPYINHKNVDTNKNLIIDINVNKKTKTKDGYFLDCVKKTLKKISENQNRAKKNTEKFMSNNPEINLHDMIIDLQKSSIVLEMAIQIRNKVIAAYQDVINQQI, via the coding sequence ATGTTTATTAATCATATCAATCATCAAAATCCTTATATTAATCACAAAAATGTTGATACGAATAAAAATTTAATTATAGATATTAATGTTAATAAGAAAACTAAAACAAAAGATGGTTACTTTTTAGATTGTGTAAAAAAAACATTAAAAAAAATAAGTGAAAATCAAAATCGTGCCAAAAAAAATACTGAAAAGTTTATGTCAAATAATCCTGAAATTAATTTACATGACATGATAATAGATTTACAAAAATCTTCTATTGTTTTAGAAATGGCAATTCAGATAAGAAATAAAGTTATAGCTG